A single Tenacibaculum sp. Bg11-29 DNA region contains:
- a CDS encoding DoxX-like family protein: protein MERNTYMNLKVINSLVTYFISAVWLINGLFCKVLNFEPRHQQIVSRILGGEYTSELTILIGLSELVMVVWVLSRFKSRLNAIFQITIVLVMNIIEFFFASDILLWGKFNIIYGCLFVALVYYNEFVLIKKINKDVVS from the coding sequence ATGGAAAGAAATACTTACATGAATTTAAAAGTAATCAATAGTTTAGTAACTTATTTTATTAGTGCGGTTTGGCTAATAAATGGACTTTTCTGTAAGGTTTTAAATTTTGAACCAAGGCATCAACAAATTGTTTCAAGAATTTTAGGTGGTGAATATACTAGTGAATTAACCATATTAATAGGATTGTCAGAACTAGTAATGGTGGTTTGGGTTTTAAGTCGATTTAAATCTAGGTTAAATGCTATTTTTCAAATAACAATAGTTCTTGTAATGAATATTATAGAATTCTTCTTTGCTTCAGATATATTGCTCTGGGGTAAGTTCAATATTATTTATGGCTGCTTGTTTGTTGCATTGGTGTATTACAATGAGTTTGTACTAATTAAAAAAATAAATAAAGATGTCGTTTCTTAA
- a CDS encoding DUF2071 domain-containing protein, which yields MSFLKNHLFGVEAFFESSLVLTFAVPKEELAELIPECLELDLFKDKWAFIAMATVQTKNLRPKGFPNFLGNDFFLIGYRVFVRYTNAKGKKLRGLYILKSETNKKKMAFMGNIFTHYNYTATDINQIKKEDVTEIYSKKSNFKIVIKETIGAIDLPKSSPFDNWKEARRFAGPLPFTFTYNEKSKEVLIIEGVRKNWKPKPVNITAYDISFLEDLKLEKSVLANAFKIENVPYYWKKGVVELWK from the coding sequence ATGTCGTTTCTTAAGAATCATTTATTCGGAGTAGAAGCTTTTTTTGAAAGTTCACTTGTTTTAACTTTTGCTGTACCAAAGGAAGAATTAGCAGAGTTAATACCGGAATGTTTGGAGTTGGATTTGTTTAAAGATAAATGGGCGTTTATAGCAATGGCAACCGTGCAAACAAAAAACTTAAGGCCAAAAGGGTTTCCGAATTTTTTAGGAAATGATTTCTTTCTAATAGGGTACCGTGTTTTCGTTCGCTATACGAATGCAAAAGGAAAAAAATTACGAGGGTTGTATATTTTAAAGTCAGAAACAAATAAAAAGAAGATGGCTTTTATGGGGAATATCTTCACACATTATAATTATACAGCTACAGATATCAATCAAATTAAAAAAGAAGATGTTACAGAAATATATTCAAAAAAATCTAATTTTAAGATCGTAATAAAAGAAACGATAGGTGCTATTGATTTACCTAAGTCATCACCTTTTGATAATTGGAAAGAAGCAAGAAGGTTTGCAGGCCCGTTACCATTTACGTTTACGTATAATGAAAAATCAAAAGAAGTTTTAATTATTGAAGGAGTACGAAAGAACTGGAAGCCAAAACCTGTAAATATAACAGCGTATGATATTTCTTTTTTAGAAGATTTAAAACTAGAAAAAAGTGTGCTAGCCAATGCTTTTAAAATAGAGAACGTACCGTATTACTGGAAAAAAGGAGTAGTAGAATTATGGAAATAG
- a CDS encoding SRPBCC family protein has protein sequence MPTIVLFTKIKAAQKLVFDLSRSIELHKISTKKTNEKAISGKTEGLIELDETVTWRAKHLGVYQNFTSKVIGCDSPNYFADIMLSGAFKSFRHEHYFSYEDNITTLVDVLQYVSPLGILGKLVDLLFLKKYMTNFLILRNDTIKAFAETEKWKEILT, from the coding sequence ATGCCTACAATTGTATTATTCACCAAAATAAAAGCGGCTCAAAAATTAGTTTTTGACCTTTCTAGAAGTATAGAACTACATAAAATTTCTACTAAAAAAACAAATGAAAAAGCAATTTCAGGGAAAACGGAAGGATTAATAGAACTAGATGAAACAGTTACATGGAGAGCGAAACATTTGGGTGTATATCAGAATTTCACATCAAAAGTAATAGGATGTGACTCACCAAATTATTTTGCCGACATAATGCTTTCAGGTGCTTTTAAAAGTTTTAGGCATGAACATTATTTTTCATATGAAGATAATATAACAACTTTGGTGGATGTTTTACAGTATGTTTCTCCATTAGGAATATTGGGTAAATTAGTAGACCTATTGTTCTTGAAAAAATATATGACCAACTTTCTAATTCTTAGAAATGATACCATAAAAGCATTTGCAGAAACAGAAAAATGGAAAGAAATACTTACATGA
- a CDS encoding class I SAM-dependent methyltransferase, with protein sequence MEIARRKFQGVLNILSFNRHFYIIGLIVLAVLVGSQFLLKWPDSLFLSVLLLFLYGFIMPLIVSMYVYDFSKYYTLSWLDSIIKFKTKDIVNINAGFDETSFIIKHKFPNATLKVFDFYNVKEHTEAAIVRARKVTMEYPNTQEIKTSYIPLENASVDVVFLLSAAHEIRKESEKVQFLKECYRICKPEGKIIMVEHLRDFPNFIAFSIGFTHFFSRKVWERVFKKAGFNSVSEVKFTPFMSVFSCNP encoded by the coding sequence ATGGAAATAGCGAGAAGAAAATTTCAAGGAGTTTTAAATATTTTAAGTTTTAATAGACACTTCTATATTATCGGTTTAATCGTTCTAGCAGTATTAGTTGGTAGTCAATTTTTATTAAAATGGCCAGATAGTTTGTTTTTGAGTGTTCTATTGTTATTTCTTTATGGATTTATAATGCCATTAATAGTCTCGATGTATGTGTATGATTTCTCAAAGTATTATACATTGTCTTGGTTAGATAGTATTATAAAATTTAAGACTAAAGATATCGTAAATATAAATGCAGGTTTTGATGAAACAAGTTTTATCATTAAACATAAATTTCCAAATGCGACTTTAAAAGTTTTTGATTTTTACAATGTAAAAGAACATACTGAAGCAGCTATTGTAAGAGCTAGAAAGGTCACAATGGAATATCCAAACACACAAGAAATTAAGACAAGTTATATACCATTAGAAAATGCATCTGTAGATGTTGTTTTTCTGTTGTCAGCAGCTCATGAAATAAGGAAAGAGTCTGAGAAAGTTCAGTTTTTAAAAGAGTGTTACAGAATTTGTAAACCAGAAGGAAAAATAATAATGGTAGAACATTTACGAGATTTTCCAAATTTCATAGCATTTTCAATAGGGTTCACACATTTTTTTTCTCGAAAAGTGTGGGAAAGAGTATTTAAAAAAGCAGGTTTTAATTCTGTTTCAGAAGTTAAGTTTACGCCATTTATGTCTGTTTTTAGTTGCAATCCATAA